Proteins encoded within one genomic window of Ferrimicrobium sp.:
- a CDS encoding 50S ribosomal protein L25, translating into MAKVIAYEGREPGSAESRRLRAAGKVPAVVYGGTTKVRNLFVDAHDFETALGHRVNVGALMELEVAGKVTTVQLQELQRHPVRRSLSHLDFLAINVREEMEATIELRSVSEELEMEEPSLRVRGHVKDIPDFLEISLEMLDEAETFTAGQIPLPKGVVLVSDPETIVARLADKL; encoded by the coding sequence GTGGCAAAGGTTATTGCCTATGAAGGTAGAGAACCAGGAAGTGCGGAGAGTCGTCGTCTGCGCGCGGCCGGGAAGGTGCCAGCCGTGGTCTATGGCGGCACCACAAAGGTTCGGAATCTTTTTGTGGATGCCCACGATTTTGAGACCGCTCTTGGCCATCGGGTGAACGTCGGTGCATTGATGGAGCTTGAGGTGGCCGGCAAGGTCACCACGGTGCAGCTGCAGGAACTGCAGCGACACCCAGTTCGCCGCAGTCTCAGCCATCTGGACTTTCTTGCTATCAATGTCCGCGAGGAGATGGAGGCGACGATCGAACTTCGCTCGGTGAGTGAAGAACTTGAGATGGAAGAGCCGAGCCTTCGGGTTCGAGGCCATGTCAAGGATATCCCTGACTTTCTCGAGATCTCGCTGGAGATGCTCGATGAGGCTGAGACCTTCACCGCTGGACAGATCCCACTCCCCAAAGGGGTGGTACTGGTCAGTGACCCTGAGACCATCGTTGCTCGCCTGGCCGACAAGCTTTAG
- a CDS encoding glycoside hydrolase, with product MAGAFLASLVAAVVLVLDVGVTLAPVTAVSLDQPRQATVVGAVAPSPSHRLVGIGASGAWWSDPAYALGPRDRRRIGQLLYGAHGLALSQFRFNIGGGGVGVTTWWKAPPTWYQANGAFNFGTDSQAVYFLRQAAKAGVRDLVGFVNAAPPAFTSNHESCGGTLMATAIPAYALELAETVQGIHSHFGVKLSYVSPMNEPVGSQASCHQEGMAVPIDERGPLVVALAADLRRFAPWCHVIADESAFVANGFLTNTSKWLSYPGASKAVAALAFHGYDYPDAATLHRVHLLAQHLHHQVWATEICCHTPNGFAYQYDPTMISGIWLADTIYNDLMVAGASAFDWWLALSPDLGCDPASDPTCFGDINALGRNDGLIYFDLNGGANGDHHLYLTKRYWVLANFSRYLRPGAQLYQVATSDSRIKALAAREGDLEVVVAINRSPEGAPPIPFVLEFPNGSPRLVPDYSVETSFTASLRPVANPTVTGSIVATLSQPFSVTTYVFKRMSK from the coding sequence TTGGCTGGAGCCTTTCTCGCCTCCCTCGTCGCCGCCGTAGTCCTTGTACTCGATGTTGGCGTTACGTTGGCGCCCGTGACGGCGGTCTCATTGGATCAGCCACGTCAGGCCACCGTGGTGGGTGCTGTCGCCCCGAGTCCCTCACACCGGCTGGTCGGTATCGGCGCCTCGGGCGCGTGGTGGTCCGACCCTGCCTATGCGCTGGGGCCGCGTGATCGACGGCGAATCGGCCAGCTCCTCTATGGTGCGCACGGCTTGGCGCTTTCGCAGTTCCGCTTCAATATCGGTGGAGGCGGGGTTGGCGTTACCACCTGGTGGAAGGCACCGCCAACCTGGTACCAAGCCAATGGGGCCTTCAATTTCGGCACCGATAGTCAGGCGGTCTATTTCCTGCGCCAAGCCGCCAAAGCCGGGGTTCGCGATCTGGTCGGCTTCGTCAATGCCGCTCCCCCTGCCTTTACCTCTAACCATGAGAGTTGTGGGGGGACTCTCATGGCCACAGCGATACCCGCCTACGCACTTGAGCTGGCCGAGACCGTCCAAGGGATCCATTCTCATTTTGGCGTTAAACTCTCCTACGTCTCACCCATGAACGAGCCGGTCGGTTCCCAGGCGTCCTGCCATCAAGAGGGGATGGCGGTTCCGATCGATGAGCGCGGTCCACTGGTGGTGGCGCTCGCTGCTGACCTGCGACGTTTCGCTCCGTGGTGCCACGTGATCGCTGACGAGTCCGCTTTTGTCGCAAACGGCTTTCTCACCAATACGTCGAAGTGGCTCAGTTATCCCGGCGCCTCGAAGGCGGTCGCTGCCCTGGCTTTTCATGGGTACGATTACCCAGACGCCGCGACTCTTCATCGCGTTCATCTCCTGGCCCAACATTTGCATCACCAGGTCTGGGCAACGGAGATCTGTTGCCATACTCCCAATGGGTTCGCCTATCAGTATGATCCCACGATGATCTCAGGCATCTGGCTCGCCGACACTATCTATAACGACCTGATGGTGGCGGGAGCCTCAGCCTTTGATTGGTGGTTGGCGCTCTCTCCGGATCTCGGGTGCGATCCCGCATCGGACCCGACTTGCTTTGGCGACATCAACGCCTTGGGTCGCAATGACGGTCTGATCTACTTCGACCTCAATGGCGGTGCTAATGGCGATCATCACCTCTATCTCACGAAACGCTACTGGGTACTGGCGAACTTCTCGCGCTATCTCCGCCCTGGAGCCCAGTTGTACCAGGTGGCGACCTCCGATTCTCGAATCAAGGCACTGGCCGCACGTGAGGGTGATCTGGAGGTGGTGGTCGCCATCAATCGTTCCCCAGAGGGAGCGCCGCCGATCCCCTTCGTTCTTGAGTTCCCAAATGGTTCCCCACGACTGGTGCCCGACTACAGCGTGGAGACCTCGTTCACTGCGAGCCTGCGACCGGTGGCGAATCCTACGGTGACTGGTTCGATCGTCGCGACGCTTAGTCAGCCTTTTAGCGTGACCACTTACGTCTTTAAACGCATGAGCAAGTAA
- a CDS encoding ribose-phosphate diphosphokinase: MELVPRKRLELFSGRAHPELAREVADHLQVKLGELTLREFSDGEIYSRFDQSVRGKDIFLLQSHAGPVNDSIFEQLIMVDAAKRASAKRITAVCPYYGYSRQDRKASGREPITAKLVADLFKAAGADRIISVDLHSGQIQGFFDGPVDHLTATQVLTDYLRAQDVGDLVIVAPDAGRVKVAERYAQKLQAGLAVVHKSRPKGTANVVNALNVVGDVAGKCCVIVDDMIDTAGTVTAAADLLLGRGASDVWVMATHPILSGPAIKRLTDSSISRVIVTNTLPLSGDRLVDKIEVVSIAKVIADAIAAVFEDGSVSELFHGDNLS; encoded by the coding sequence ATGGAGTTGGTCCCAAGGAAGCGACTTGAACTCTTCTCGGGTCGAGCTCATCCTGAGCTGGCTCGCGAAGTCGCTGACCATTTGCAGGTCAAACTGGGCGAGCTGACGTTGCGCGAGTTCTCTGATGGTGAGATCTACTCTCGGTTCGATCAGTCGGTGCGAGGCAAGGATATCTTCTTGCTCCAGTCGCATGCTGGCCCGGTGAATGACTCGATCTTTGAGCAGCTCATTATGGTCGATGCGGCCAAGCGTGCCTCGGCAAAACGTATCACGGCGGTCTGTCCCTACTATGGGTATTCGCGCCAAGACCGGAAGGCCTCGGGGCGTGAACCGATCACCGCAAAGTTGGTGGCTGACCTATTCAAGGCTGCGGGTGCGGATCGCATCATCTCTGTCGATCTGCACTCAGGGCAGATCCAGGGCTTTTTCGACGGACCCGTCGATCACCTCACCGCCACCCAGGTACTGACCGATTACCTGCGAGCCCAGGACGTCGGCGACTTAGTCATCGTCGCGCCGGATGCTGGACGGGTCAAGGTTGCCGAGCGTTACGCGCAGAAGCTACAGGCTGGTCTTGCGGTTGTGCATAAGAGTCGACCAAAGGGTACGGCGAATGTGGTGAATGCCCTCAACGTCGTCGGTGATGTTGCAGGCAAATGTTGTGTCATTGTTGACGACATGATCGACACTGCGGGGACGGTGACGGCCGCTGCTGATCTGCTGCTCGGTCGCGGTGCGAGCGACGTCTGGGTGATGGCAACCCACCCCATCCTCTCGGGCCCTGCGATCAAGCGGTTAACCGATTCGAGCATCTCTCGGGTCATCGTTACCAACACCCTGCCATTGAGTGGCGATCGTCTTGTCGATAAAATTGAAGTTGTCTCGATCGCGAAGGTCATCGCCGACGCGATCGCCGCCGTTTTTGAGGACGGATCGGTCTCCGAGCTTTTCCATGGAGATAACCTCTCCTGA
- a CDS encoding NTP transferase domain-containing protein — MALRYAMVLAAGKGTRMASERPKPLMKLCGVSMLGHVMRAVLGVDELERVVVVVGHQADLVERELRGATPSAAEIVTVRQPEQRGTGDAVSAGLSRLPDLLPGVGGSGSEVVILPSDTPLVTASTLRELAKTHAQAGNAATILTMEVADPSGYGRIVRTAKGAVSGIVEDRDLVGEEVEIREVNTGIYLFDLAVLPVAIRRLAPSNSQREYYLTDTIGLLAQAGYQVGVMPVADAHETQGVNDLPQLVEAEEIMRERILARHLKAGVMMVRPETITIDAEVEIGRGSTIWPNTLLLGRTRIGDSAEIGPESSLLDSEVGDGSRLVRVDATGAVIGASVQAGPYVSIREGATVPDYAVVEPFSLLK, encoded by the coding sequence TTGGCGCTTCGTTATGCGATGGTCCTTGCCGCTGGCAAAGGAACACGAATGGCATCTGAGAGGCCAAAGCCGCTCATGAAACTCTGTGGAGTCTCCATGTTGGGGCATGTGATGCGTGCGGTGCTCGGTGTTGATGAGCTTGAGCGTGTCGTCGTGGTGGTCGGCCATCAGGCTGACCTGGTAGAACGTGAGTTACGCGGAGCCACGCCCAGTGCCGCTGAGATTGTCACGGTGCGCCAGCCCGAGCAGCGCGGCACTGGCGATGCCGTGTCAGCCGGTCTCTCGAGATTGCCGGATCTGCTGCCCGGCGTGGGAGGATCAGGTTCGGAGGTGGTGATACTACCGTCGGACACTCCCCTGGTTACTGCGAGCACACTGCGCGAGCTTGCCAAAACCCATGCCCAGGCTGGCAATGCGGCGACGATTCTCACCATGGAGGTGGCGGATCCATCCGGCTATGGACGTATCGTTCGCACCGCTAAAGGCGCGGTGAGTGGTATCGTCGAAGACCGCGACCTCGTCGGTGAAGAGGTCGAAATTCGTGAGGTGAATACGGGCATTTACCTCTTTGACCTAGCCGTGCTCCCGGTTGCCATTCGACGCCTTGCCCCGTCGAACTCGCAGCGAGAGTACTATCTCACCGACACCATCGGTCTGCTTGCCCAGGCTGGTTATCAGGTGGGGGTTATGCCGGTGGCTGATGCGCACGAGACCCAAGGGGTGAACGATTTACCACAGCTTGTCGAGGCAGAGGAGATCATGCGAGAGCGAATCCTTGCTCGACACCTCAAAGCTGGAGTGATGATGGTACGGCCAGAGACCATTACGATCGATGCCGAGGTGGAGATCGGCCGGGGGAGCACGATCTGGCCCAACACGCTGTTGCTTGGCCGCACGAGAATCGGCGACTCGGCGGAGATCGGTCCTGAGTCAAGTCTCCTCGACAGCGAGGTCGGGGACGGGAGTCGGTTGGTCAGGGTCGATGCCACTGGAGCAGTGATCGGTGCGTCGGTGCAGGCAGGTCCGTATGTGTCGATCCGCGAGGGAGCCACGGTACCAGATTACGCGGTAGTAGAACCCTTCTCTCTTTTGAAGTGA
- a CDS encoding prolyl oligopeptidase family serine peptidase, whose protein sequence is MHSLAPLKLSDLALRPIPGMTLPSQVAFTPRGTDLYYLAPHAGDRLGLFRFDITNKKEHLVVSAPGEGDAREAETLEEELRKQRLRQTLGGVGGFQILDDARALVNIGGTFQLVGLPDGATINGYDLTGLQHLQRCGDDCFVATTGTELVVVFGDGRREQLVAAAGDGMSVGLAEYVAQEELGRMSGLWLDKSGHLLVYTEIDESKVAEHLIVRTDVHPNMVERFRYPMVGATNASVVVCLFDLETRNRTVIKRFDDESYLANVVWLDQDRVVISSLNRAQDCLTRWVYRPSDRSLVELDVEQGDPWVNLPEREFAVDGDLVTTSEAQDHQRHLIRLHPDGTRTQIGALVIRELLGVEGTTALVVATGDEPTQEWLYRVDLVTHHCERVAVGYGAATGVLAPDGRSTYVNASSRDRSPVAMLDTLGEPVPIRATSVPFELFEPEMIELTSATGETLYGAVYLPPPERREGAPLIVSVYGGPHAQLVVDHFGLTMDLQAQYLAQQGAVVVKLDNRGSYGRGLDFEAYLRGRFGQIELEDQLRGVEYCQRRYRLDPERVGIYGWSYGGYMTLLALTRAPEVFSVGVAGAPVVDFRWYDTAYTERYLGDPIGNEEGYERSSVLDQLEGLRGRLMIIHGMMDENVHFGHTSSLLGRANELSKDIELVVLPASRHAPADAASLGRVAKSRTRFLLSNLGLAGGLGEESSTS, encoded by the coding sequence ATGCACTCGTTAGCACCACTAAAACTCTCCGACCTCGCACTACGACCGATCCCCGGTATGACGTTGCCGAGTCAGGTCGCCTTTACCCCTCGTGGGACCGACCTGTATTACCTTGCGCCGCACGCCGGTGATCGTCTCGGCCTCTTTCGTTTTGACATCACCAACAAGAAGGAACACCTCGTCGTCTCCGCCCCGGGTGAGGGGGATGCTCGCGAGGCTGAGACGCTCGAAGAGGAGCTGCGTAAGCAACGATTGCGACAGACCCTTGGTGGCGTCGGTGGCTTTCAGATTCTTGATGATGCACGTGCGCTGGTCAATATCGGTGGTACGTTCCAACTGGTTGGGTTGCCCGATGGTGCCACGATCAACGGATACGACCTCACCGGTCTCCAACACCTCCAACGATGTGGTGACGACTGTTTCGTTGCTACGACGGGGACGGAACTCGTCGTAGTTTTTGGGGATGGACGACGAGAGCAGCTCGTGGCGGCGGCGGGTGATGGCATGTCGGTTGGCTTGGCCGAGTACGTGGCGCAGGAGGAGCTCGGTCGGATGAGCGGGCTCTGGCTCGATAAGTCGGGGCACCTGTTGGTCTACACGGAGATCGATGAGTCCAAGGTGGCGGAGCACCTGATCGTGCGGACCGATGTCCACCCGAATATGGTGGAACGCTTCCGTTATCCGATGGTAGGAGCGACAAATGCCTCTGTCGTAGTCTGTCTCTTCGATCTCGAGACGCGCAACAGAACAGTGATAAAGCGTTTTGATGACGAGAGCTATCTCGCCAATGTTGTGTGGCTCGATCAGGACCGAGTGGTGATCTCGTCTCTCAATCGGGCCCAAGACTGCCTGACCCGTTGGGTCTACCGGCCAAGCGATCGATCGCTCGTCGAGCTCGACGTCGAGCAAGGTGACCCGTGGGTCAATCTCCCAGAACGCGAGTTCGCGGTTGACGGTGATCTTGTGACGACGTCGGAGGCCCAGGATCATCAACGCCATCTCATTCGCCTGCATCCAGATGGTACTCGCACACAGATCGGAGCGCTGGTCATTCGCGAACTCCTCGGTGTCGAGGGCACGACGGCACTGGTGGTCGCCACCGGAGACGAGCCAACACAAGAGTGGCTCTATCGAGTCGACCTCGTGACGCATCATTGCGAGCGAGTAGCCGTTGGGTACGGGGCCGCGACAGGGGTCTTGGCGCCAGATGGTCGCAGCACCTATGTGAATGCTTCATCTCGAGATCGTTCTCCGGTCGCGATGCTTGACACCCTTGGCGAGCCGGTACCAATTCGGGCGACATCGGTACCTTTTGAGCTGTTCGAACCAGAGATGATCGAACTTACGTCGGCGACCGGTGAGACGTTGTATGGAGCGGTGTACCTTCCTCCCCCTGAGCGGCGTGAGGGTGCACCGCTGATCGTGTCCGTGTACGGTGGACCCCACGCACAGCTGGTGGTGGATCACTTTGGCCTGACCATGGATCTTCAGGCACAGTACCTTGCGCAACAGGGTGCGGTAGTCGTCAAACTCGACAATCGTGGAAGCTATGGCCGGGGCCTGGACTTTGAGGCCTATCTGCGCGGCCGCTTTGGCCAGATCGAATTGGAGGATCAACTGCGGGGTGTGGAGTACTGCCAGCGCCGTTACCGGCTTGACCCTGAGCGGGTAGGGATCTATGGCTGGAGCTATGGTGGTTATATGACCTTGCTCGCGCTGACGCGAGCGCCAGAGGTCTTTAGCGTCGGTGTCGCGGGTGCACCGGTGGTGGATTTTCGCTGGTATGACACCGCCTACACGGAGCGCTATCTTGGGGACCCAATCGGAAATGAGGAGGGTTATGAGCGCTCCTCGGTGCTGGATCAATTGGAGGGACTCCGTGGAAGACTCATGATCATTCACGGCATGATGGACGAGAATGTCCATTTTGGTCACACCTCCTCACTGCTTGGGCGTGCTAACGAGCTTTCGAAGGATATCGAACTCGTGGTGTTGCCGGCGAGCCGGCACGCTCCGGCCGACGCGGCAAGTCTTGGCCGGGTGGCCAAGAGTCGTACGAGGTTTCTGCTCTCGAACCTTGGCCTCGCTGGGGGCTTGGGTGAAGAATCGAGTACCTCCTAG
- a CDS encoding ferritin-like domain-containing protein, giving the protein MEISEAELNAKIVELDEIHHDVSLPALQEGAKDWAEEVAQERSQVEARSRLNRRTFLLGVGATVGAGALLAACGSSSSATKASSSSSAPELSASTLTDLHVAALAASLENLGVYAYTAGINAAKAGKLGSVPPAVVVFAETARAQHKEHGAAWNAILRSAGKSAVTATDPVLTPVVNKDFASVTNTVDLAKLALEIENIAGETYLSAIGVLAQPIAIRTAASIEPVEMQHSAILNFILGTYPVPNAFEPTTLARPTSDYTKL; this is encoded by the coding sequence ATGGAGATCAGTGAGGCTGAACTCAATGCAAAGATCGTTGAACTTGATGAGATTCACCACGACGTGAGCCTGCCAGCGCTCCAGGAGGGTGCTAAAGATTGGGCCGAGGAAGTCGCCCAAGAGCGATCACAGGTCGAGGCTCGTTCTCGTCTCAATCGACGTACCTTCCTCCTCGGAGTGGGTGCTACCGTCGGCGCAGGCGCGCTGCTTGCGGCCTGTGGTTCGAGTTCCTCGGCGACGAAGGCCTCCTCCTCTTCGAGCGCTCCTGAGCTATCTGCCTCCACGCTGACCGATCTTCATGTGGCTGCCTTAGCGGCGAGCCTCGAGAACCTTGGGGTCTATGCCTATACGGCAGGTATCAACGCCGCCAAGGCGGGCAAGCTGGGTTCTGTGCCTCCTGCGGTGGTTGTCTTCGCTGAGACAGCGCGCGCTCAGCACAAGGAACATGGAGCTGCATGGAATGCGATCTTGCGTTCCGCCGGCAAGTCGGCGGTGACGGCAACGGATCCGGTGCTCACTCCAGTGGTTAATAAAGACTTTGCCTCGGTAACAAATACCGTTGATCTCGCAAAGCTGGCGCTAGAGATTGAGAATATCGCTGGGGAGACCTATCTCTCGGCGATCGGAGTCCTCGCCCAACCCATCGCGATTCGGACCGCAGCGAGCATCGAGCCGGTTGAGATGCAACACTCAGCAATTCTCAACTTTATTTTGGGCACCTATCCGGTGCCGAACGCCTTCGAACCCACCACGTTGGCGCGACCGACCTCGGACTACACCAAGCTCTGA